The Erpetoichthys calabaricus chromosome 13, fErpCal1.3, whole genome shotgun sequence genome has a window encoding:
- the LOC127530020 gene encoding uncharacterized protein LOC127530020: MDNRNSSIAIHATAADAPVSRSQGTGVKWATGRRPKLCTPKIELRIGTWNIRTGHHVGQKEIIAKELTTCKITIAAISELRITGSGMMVVQPLAIDDQMTLFYSGGDKREAGVGFMVTSHAARSVIAFQPISDRLAVLTIKGTIKTHIISIYAPTETCQDPVKDDFYNQLQQMLDSLPQTDVILLAGDFNVHIGTDRTGWENSMGQFGHGHINDNGLRLLSIANGSQTNVQLNGVQIEQVQKFKYLGSLVQEKKVTSTVEVHSRIGQATAAFASLKWCLWKQTNISNKTKIRLFKTLILPILLYGSETWTLLKQDLNKLEVFQMRCLRQILQISLRDRIRNEELCRRSDQQPTIEEQIQQRRLQWFGHVCRMEGDRLPHKLLWCDRPTQWRIQRTAPKKTWLKQVEDDIRNRRLSLNEARTAAMDCLA, translated from the exons ATGGATAATCGAAACTCAAGTATTGCGATTCATGCTACCGCAGCCGATGCGCCAGTGTCGAGGAGCCAGGGTACTGGTGTGAAATGGGCTACTGGCCGAAGACCCAAACTCTGCACGCCGAAAATAGAACTTCGCATTGGCACATGGAACATCCGAACTGGTCACCATGTCGGACAAAAAGAAATCATCGCAAAGGAATTGACAACCTGCAAAATTACCATCGCAGCGATATCGGAATTACGAATCACAGGATCAGGGATGATGGTTGTCCAACCACTGGCCATCGACGATCAAATGACACTTTTCTACTCAGGTGGAGACAAAAGAGAGGCAGGTGTCGGATTTATGGTTACCAGTCACGCGGCCAGGAGTGTGATCGCATTCCAACCAATATCCGACCGCCTAGCAGTCCTCACCATTAAAGGCACTATCAAAACCCACATTATCTCCATCTACGCTCCAACAGAGACCTGTCAGGATCCAGTCAAAGATGATTTCTACAATCAACTACAACAAATGCTGGATTCCCTCCCACAGACTGATGTGATCCTCCtggctggtgattttaatgtgCACATCGGCACAGATCGAACGGGATGGGAAAACTCGATGGGTCAATTTGGACATGGACATATTAATGACAATGGATTGCGTCTTCTATCCATCGCCA ACGGATCGCAGACAAATGTGCAACTCAATGGTGTGCAGATCGAGCAGGTCCAAAAATTCAAATACCTTGGGTCGCTGGTCCAGGAGAAGAAAGTGACGTCCACAGTAGAGGTCCACAGTCGAATTGGTCAAGCAACCGCGGCATTTGCTTCCCTAAAGTGGTGCCTGTGGAAGCAAACCAACATCTCCAACAAGACCAAAATTCGACTCTTCAAAACTCTGATTTTGCCAATTCTCCTCTATGGATCCGAGACGTGGACACTGCTCAAGCAAGACCTCAACAAACTCGAGGTCTTCCAAATGCGATGCCTGCGACAAATCCTACAAATTTCACTCCGAGACCGAATACGAAATGAGGAACTCTGTCGCCGAAGTGATCAACAGCCAACAATCGAGGAGCAAATTCAACAACGACGACTACAGTGGTTTGGTCACGTCTGCAGAATGGAAGGCGACCGGTTACCACACAAACTCCTCTGGTGCGATCGACCCACCCAGTGGAGAATCCAAAGAACGGCACCAAAGAAAACATGGCTCAAGCAGGTCGAAGACGATATCAGAAACCGTCGACTCAGCCTCAATGAGGCTAGAACAGCCGCCATGGATTGCCTTGCATAG